The Terriglobus sp. TAA 43 sequence AGCGTGCTCTTCCCCACCCCTGAACCACCAAAGATGCCAATTCGTTGGCCCCGTGCAACAGTCAACATGGTGTCGATCGCACGTACTCCCGTGCCAAGAGGCTCAACCATCCGCACACGTTCCAGCGGACCTGGAGCATCGCGATCCAACGGTAGATTCATCGTTCCATTCACCGTTGGCAAACCGTCCGCTGGCAAACCGTTCGCATCCAGAACGCGGCCCAGCATATCTCCGCCAACACGCATTCCCGCGCGATGCCGACTCACCGACACGCGATCACCATAACGAATGCCAGATACCGAAGTCAGAGGCATGGAGAGGACATGCTGGCCTCGGAACCCGATAACCTCTGCCAGGTGCCGTCGTCCATCTGCAGCTTCAATCTCGCAACAGTCACCTACCGAACAAGGCGGCCCAAGAGACTGCACATAGTTCCCATTCGCCTCCACCACTTCGCCATGAAGACGGACCGGAGCGGCATCCTGAAGCTGATGAAAAAACATCTCCAGTGCCATCGCTTAGGCAACCATCACCGGTCGGTGGCGTAGCAACTCAAAGAAGCCTCTCTCAATCTCCGCAAGCTGTGCCTTCACCCCAAGCTGCACGCTTCCACTACGCGTTTTCAATACAGCCTCGCCGTTTGCCAGTTGGTCATCCGGCTCAATGTGCACCGCGGCCGCGGTCTTTTCCAGCATTTCGTTCCATCGCTGAGCTTCCTCTGCGGCTACTCGCAGTACCGCTTCGCTTCCATCGGCCACCTGCTCCAGCGCAACGCGCGCCGCTCCAGCCAGAAGTGTAGGGTCCATCGTGGCCTCACGGTGAAGAACCCGCTCTGCAATTGCAAGAGACAAACGCACAACCTCGCTCTCCACCTCTTTGAAATAGCGTTTCCGTTCCTCATCGAATTGCTGCACGATCCGCGACACTGCCTTACGCTCTTCCGCGATTTTGCGGTCCAGTTCGCCCTCTAAACTCTCCAGCGTTTCCCGACGGCCTCGCTCATGGGCCTCTTGAAGTCTCTCGTCCAGGTCAACAGGAGCACAGGCAGCGACCGCCGACTCCATTTCGGTCGCAACATTCATCGTTATTGCGGCCTCCTTTGCGTTACGAAACGCAAGTGGCTCTACTTTCGGGTCGCAGATAGCTTTATCGTCCCAAACCATCGTCTGCCTCCACCTTCAAAATCATCTTGCCCTCTGCCTCCAGCTTTCTGGCCAGCGAAAGCAGTTCATGTTGAGCCTGAGCAACATCTCGTCCGCGAACCGGCCCAAGAGTTTCCATGTCCTCCTGCAACATCTCCACGGCGCGCGAACTCATCGCCGAGAACAAATGTGCCTTGAGATTCTCATCGGCCGATTTCAGTGCCAGCGCGAGCATTCTTTTATCGGCAGCACTTACCAATTCGCGGATGCTGCCCGGTGGCACCGTCAACAG is a genomic window containing:
- a CDS encoding FliH/SctL family protein, coding for MNVATEMESAVAACAPVDLDERLQEAHERGRRETLESLEGELDRKIAEERKAVSRIVQQFDEERKRYFKEVESEVVRLSLAIAERVLHREATMDPTLLAGAARVALEQVADGSEAVLRVAAEEAQRWNEMLEKTAAAVHIEPDDQLANGEAVLKTRSGSVQLGVKAQLAEIERGFFELLRHRPVMVA